One window from the genome of Vicia villosa cultivar HV-30 ecotype Madison, WI unplaced genomic scaffold, Vvil1.0 ctg.003157F_1_1, whole genome shotgun sequence encodes:
- the LOC131640472 gene encoding ATP synthase subunit alpha, mitochondrial-like: MEFSVRTPELTTLLESRITNFYTNFQVDEIGRVVSVGDGIARVYGLNEIQVGELVEFSSGVKRIALNLENENVGIVVFGSDTSIKEGDLVKRTGSIVDVPAGKAMLGRVVEALGVPIDGRGDLSDHERRRVEVKALGIIERKSVHEPMQTGLKAVDSLNNYDLFLIKSWMHSKHANCIR; encoded by the coding sequence aTGGAATTCTCTGTAAGAACTCCGGAACTAACAACTCTATTAGAAAGTCGAATTACCAACTTTTACACAAATTTTCAAGTGGATGAGATCGGTCGAGTGGTCTCAGTTGGAGATGGGATTGCACGTGTTTATGGATTGAACGAGATTCAAGTTGGGGAATTGGTTGAATTTTCCAGCGGTGTGAAAAGAATAGCGTTGAATCTTGAGAATGAGAATGTCGGAATTGTTGTCTTTGGTAGTGATACCTCTATCAAAGAAGGAGATCTTGTCAAACGTACTGGATCTATTGTGGATGTTCCCGCGGGAAAGGCTATGCTAGGGCGTGTGGTTGAGGCATTGGGAGTACCTATTGATGGAAGAGGGGATCTAAGCGATCACGAGCGAAGACGTGTCGAAGTGAAAGCCCTTGGGATTATAGAACGTAAATCAGTGCACGAGCCTATGCAAACTGGGTTAAAAGCGGTAGATAGCCTAAACAACTATGATTTATTCCTAATTAAAAGTTGGATGCATTCCAAGCATGCAAATTGTATACGCTAG
- the LOC131640466 gene encoding peroxidase P7-like, translating to MASFISSRLTMISFVIFLLAIWSVNAQLSTSFYSSSCPKLSSTVQSTMRSAISKEARIGASILRLFFHDCFVNGCDGSILLDDTSNFTGEKNANPNRNSARGFEVIDNIKSAVENVCPGVVSCADILAIAAADSVAILGGLTWNVKLGRRDAKTASQSAANTGIPAPTSNLNTLISMFAAVGLSTKDLVTLAGAHTIGQARCTSFRARIYNETNIDTSFASTRRSNCPNAAGSGDNNLAPLDLQTPISFDNNYFKNLVQKKGLLHSDQQLFNGGSTDSVVSGYSTNPSSFSSDFAAAMIKMGDISPLTGSNGEIRMNCRKTN from the exons ATGGCTTCTTTTATTAGTTCTAGATTAACCATGATCAGTTTTGTAATATTTCTCCTCGCAATTTGGAGTGTCAATGCACAACTTTCTACGAGCTTTTACTCAAGCTCTTGTCCCAAACTCTCTTCCACAGTGCAATCCACAATGCGATCCGCCATATCAAAGGAGGCCCGAATCGGTGCTTCCATCCTCCGGTTGTTCTTCCACGATTGCTTTGTCAAT GGATGTGATGGATCCATTCTACTCGATGACACGTCAAACTTTACCGGGGAGAAGAATGCAAACCCGAATAGAAACTCTGCCCGTGGTTTCGAAGTCATTGATAATATAAAATCAGCCGTAGAGAATGTATGTCCCGGAGTTGTATCTTGTGCCGATATCCTTGCCATCGCTGCCGCGGACTCCGTTGCAATT CTTGGAGGCCTAACATGGAATGTTAAACTTGGAAGAAGAGACGCAAAGACAGCTAGTCAATCTGCTGCTAACACAGGAATCCCAGCACCAACTTCTAACCTGAATACACTCATCTCAATGTTTGCTGCAGTTGGTCTTTCTACCAAGGACTTAGTCACGTTAGCAG GTGCTCATACAATTGGACAAGCAAGATGCACAAGCTTTAGGGCAAGAATCTACAATGAGACCAACATAGATACTTCTTTTGCTAGCACGAGACGATCGAATTGTCCAAATGCAGCAGGGTCAGGGGATAACAACTTGGCTCCTCTTGATCTTCAGACCCCTATTTCTTTTGATAACAACTACTTCAAGAATCTTGTTCAAAAGAAAGGTCTTCTCCATTCAGACCAACAGCTTTTCAACGGCGGGTCAACCGACTCTGTAGTGAGTGGCTATAGTACTAATCCAAGCTCTTTTTCATCTGATTTTGCTGCTGCTATGATCAAGATGGGAGATATTAGTCCTCTCACAGGATCAAACGGAGAGATCAGGATGAACTGTAGAAAAACCAACTAA